AGCGGCACGGCGACCACCTCGTCATCCTCCGCCGTGGCCGCCTGTTCACCGTGGCCGTGGGCGGCGGCGCGCTCCGCCCCGTCGCGGCGGTCGATGCGTTCGGGCCCGGGATCAACCCGCAGTCGGACTGGTACGACGAGCTGCTCGTCTCGCGCGACCGGGTCGTCGTCGTCGGCTACAGCTACGCGCGCGGCGGCACCGAATTCGGCGTCTTCGAGATCGACGACGCGGGGCAGTTGCGCTACCGCGCAACTTACGAACTCCGCTCCAACGACTACTACTCGTCGCGCAACTACGCGTCGCGCTTGATCGGCACGCGGCTGATCTTCTACAGCCCGCTCGCGCTCCGCCGCGACGGGCGCGACCTGCTCGCCTCACTCCCCGCGATGCGGCGGTGGGACGGCGGCGCGGGGCAGTTCCGCCCGATCACGACGCCGCGCCACGTCTACCGCCCCGCGCGCCCGCTCGCGCCCGGCGAGCAGGCGATGCTGCACACGGTCACCGTGTGCGACCTCGCCTCGACCGACGTCGGCTGCGAGGCGCGGGTGGTGATCGGGCCGAGCGAGCGGGTCACCTACGTGTCGCCGAGCGCGGTGTACCTGTGGACCACGGACGGGTGGACGGGCGATCCCTCGGCGCGCGACCGGTCGGGCGCCGACGCGCCGCGGGCGACCGTCTACCGCATACCGTTGGACGGCGGGGCGCCGCGGGCGATCGGCGTCGTGGGCAGCCCGATCGACCAGTTCTCCTTTCTCGAAGGGGAGGACGGCTACCTGAACGTCCTCGTGCGCTCCGACGCGTCGGGGGACGGAATGTGGCACGCCGAGCTGGCCGCGGCGGCGGGGAGCGCGGCGCTCCTGCGCGTGCCGCTGGCGAGCTTCGGGGACGGGAGCCGCTCGGCGCCGGTCGCGGACTACCGCGCGCTCCCCGCCACGCCCGACGGCATCACGCACGACCGGTTTGTTGGCACGCACCTCCTCTACGGCGTCGGTAGCGGGTGGGGGCGCCCGCGTGCCGACAGCGCGTCGGTCTACGTCGTCCCGATCGCGGGCGGGGCGGTAAGCACCGTCGCGCTGCCGCACGGCGTCGACCGGATCGAGGCGATGGGTGGCGACGCGGTCGTCGCGGGCACCGACGGGCGGGACCTGCACTTCAGCGGCGTCCGTCTGCGCGGGCGCCCCGCGGCGGTGCAGCACTTCGTGCTCCCCGACGCGGCGCAGGGGGAGCTTCGCAGCCACGGCTTCTTCTACCGCGACGACGGGGCGGATTCGGGCGTGATCGGGCTCCCCGTGCGCACGGCCGGGCGCCCGGGCTACGTGCACCTCTACGAATCCTCGGCCGCCGTCCAGTTCGTCGGTAACGCGAACGGCCACTTCACCAACCTCGGCGCGCTCGCGGCGCGCGAGGACCAGCAGGACGACGCTTGCCGTGCGTCGTGCGTGGACTGGTACGGCAACGCGCGCCCGCTCTTCCTCGACGACCGGCGGGTCCTCGCCCTGTTAGGCTACGAACTCGTCGAGGGCGCGCTCCGCGGCGGGCGCATCGACGAGGTGCGGCGCGTGACGTTCGCGCCGCGCCAGATTGCCAGAGCCGAGTGGGAACGATTCCCCGAGGCGCCCGACTCCGCCGTTCCAGTGAATGGTGCGCCCGCCGGCGATTCGGCGGCCCAGCCGCACGTGCCCGAGGTGCCGGTGCCGTAGCGACTTCCGGTGGACCCCACCGCCGTTGACGAGTACGCCGCGGGGATGACGACGCGCGTTAGGCCGTCGTCCCCGCGCAAGCGGGGGTCCACCCGTGATCGACGCGATCGCCAGTTGCTCGAACGGTCAGCCCGGCGGCGCCTCGACCGTGACCGTCCAATCTTCCCCCGCCCAGGCGCGCGCGTCGGCCCAGCGGATCGTGAAGCGGACCTCGTCGCCCGGGCGCAGCACGCCCGCGTCGAGGTCCGCGGCGAACAGGTCGAGCGTACCGACCGGGCGCGCGGCGGTGTCGTGCGTGGTCGTCCAGTTGTCCGTGGTCCAGTGCACGAGCGCCGCGTCGAGCGTGAGCACGCGCAGCAGCTGCCCGGCGCGCATGGTGCGCACCTTCTGCTGCGGCGCCCAGAGGGCGACGCGTGGCGCGGGCGGCGCGGCGCCGGCGCTCGTGTGGCCGGAGCCGCCGGGCGCGCCGCCGCGTTCGAGGTAGCGCACCACCGGCTGCGGCGGCAGGTCGAACACGGCGCCGTCGGCGAGCGAGCGCGCCAGCTTGAGGTACTCCGCGTGCGCCCAGGCGAGCGGCATCGCCGAGCCGGCGGGGCGCCCGCAGTAGAGGTCGCGCTCGGGCAGGTCGGGCGCGTCCCAGACCTGCTCGGGGATGAGGCCGCCGTCGCTCGCCTGGCGCGCCATCGTGTCGAGCAGCCGCCGCGCGTCGGCGGCGTCGCCGGCGAGGAGCGCCCAGTGCCCGCGCTCGCCCGCGAACAGCGGCCACCCGCGCCCGATCCCGGCGCCGTCGAAGGGCGAGCCGTCCTCCTTTTCGCCGTAGCCGTCCTCGTTGTAGCGGTGCCAGACCGGGCCGGTGGGTGTCTCGGTGCGAAGCACGGCGTCGATCACGCGCACCGTGTCGAGGATGCGCGGGTCGCGCGCGTGCCGCAGGCCGAAGCGGACGAGCGCGAGCGCGTCGGGGCTCACGACCGCGTCGTAGCGGGCCGCGAGCCCGGGGTCGACGCGGTTCTTGATCGGGACGAAGCCCGCGTTCGGCCCCGTGGGCGAGGGCGCGTCGGCGACGTCAGGCGGCGCGATGCGCGCGTAGTAGCCCGCCACGCCGACCCGGCGCGCGAGCGGGGTGTCGGTCACGTACGTCCACCGCTCGACGCCCGCGTTCCAGACGTCGGCCGCCTCGCGCAACACGGTCGCCGTCTGCGGCTCGCCGGCGCGCTCGGCGACATCGGCGGCGGCGAGCAGGGCGGCGATCTCGACGGCGAGGGTGAACGGCGAGTAGCCGGCGTCCTCTTCCCAGCGGTCCTGCTGCGTGACCGGCCCGTGGCGGAGGAGGAACGCGGCCGCGGCGCGCACCATCGGCCACGGGTCGAGGTCGTCGAGCGCGCCGATGCGGAAGGCGAGGTCGGCGAGGAGGATCGGGAACGCGGCCTCGTCCATCTGCACGCCGTCCCAGTAGGGCGTGCCGTCGAGCCACATGTTCTGCGGCCAGTGCCCGTCGGCCTCCTGGGTGGCCATGAGGAAGCGGAGCGTGCGTTGCGCGCTCTCGTAGTGCCCCGCGGCGAGCAGCCCGCCCGCGCACTCGACGAGGTCGCGCGGCCAGATAAGGTGGTAGCCGCCGAGGTCGTGGTCGCCCTTGGACTGGCCCCAGGGGATCGAGAGCGAGGCGATCATCCCGCCCGGCGCGCGCTGGTCCTCGTGCGTGCGGAGCACGGCGGTGCTGACCGCGACGAGGTCGGGCGCGCCCCCGGCGGCCGCGCCGTCGGGGGCGGCGTGGAGCGTGCCGCGCACGAGGAACTCGCGCCAGTCGTCGACGTACGCCGCCGCGACCGCGTCGAACGGGTCGAAGAGGGCGAGCCGCGCCCGCTGCGCCGCCTCGGCGGAGTTCTGGCCGAAGCCTAACGAGAGCACGAACTCGGCGCGCCGCGAGCGGGACGTTAGACCCGCGGCCGCGAGGTCGACCTCGCCGCAGAGCGCGACGTTGCCGTCGCGGGCGACGTTGGCGCCCGTGGTGAGGCGCCCGTGCGCGCGCACGTCCTGCCACCCGTCGCTCGTCCCGACGTAGCCGGCCGTGGCGTCGGCCCAGCCGCCGCTCGCCGCGAGCGCGAGCGCGGTGCCGCCGCGCGCGGCGAAGAGGGCGCGCATGCCCTTGTAGTCGGCGACCCACGCGTCGTTGCCGGCCCCCTGGTTGCCGACGTGCGGCGAGAGGAGGGCGAAGACGCGCCAGGCGTCGGGCGCCCCTCCGTCGGCCGCGCCGTCCGGATCGCCTAACAGTTCGAAGGCGACGTGCTGGAGGAGGACGTCGTGCTCGGGGTGCGAGACGACGGTCTTCGTGACGCGCCAGCGGCCGTCCCGCGCGGTGTTCACGAGCCGGTACCCGGGCACGCCGGGGGCGAGCAGGCCGACCACGCTCGCCGCGTCGCGCTTCTCCTCGTAGAACGTGTCGTTCGGCCCGACGACGAGCAGGCCGAGGTCGCGCGTGACGGCCTGGTCGACGCGCGGGTAGTAGACCTCGTTGACGACCCCGTGCGAGAGGGTGAACCAGACGCGGCTCCGCGGGTCGAGCGCGGTGCCGACGCCGCTCTTCGCGCTGGACGTCCAGCGCGGCTCCATGCCGGGCGCGCCCGCGGCCGGGCGGAGCGTCGAGTCGTCGCGGCGCTCGCCGGAGGGGCGGCCTTCGATGCGGACGGGCATGGGGGGCGGGAGAAAGGGTCAGGCCGGGCGCGCGTCGACCGCAACGGGAATTATACGCAGAATAGGTCGAAAATCTTCGACGTTGCGGGTGAGCAGCGTCGCAGAGACCCGCGCGCACGACGCCGCGATCAGCAAGTCGTTCCAGAATGACCGCCCGCGCGTCGCCTCCTCGCCTCCGAGACGTTGCAGCGCGGCCCCCGCCGCCATCCAATCTTCGTGGGTAGGGGTACAGTAATCGCTCGGCGCGACGCCGTCGGTCACGAATGCCGTGAGGCGCGCGCGCTCGTGCGCCCGAGCGCCGATAAGCAGTTCCGCAACGACGACGCTGCTGAGACCTATAATTTCACCGCTCGCCTCGACGGCGTCGGCGAGTCGGTTCGCCAGTCCGGAGTCGGCGAGGACGTCGATGTAGACGTTGGTATCGAGGATGAGCACGGGCCCGGGCCCGCGGCTCAGTCGTCGACGATGCGGGATTCGTCAACAAGACGCGTTCCACCCATCGCCCGCAGTCCCTGTGCGAACCGGGCGTTCGCGACGACTCGCTGCAAGGCGATCGTCACCGCCTCGGTCTCGTTGTCGGTGCCGAGCGCGCGCTTGGCGGCGTCGAGGAGCGACTGGTCGAGTCGCATGTTCTTACGCCCGCGGGCGATGGGCTGGAGGGAGGCGGGCTGGCGTCCGGTGCGGAGTGGAGTGCGGGTCGGCACGGGCGGATCTCGAAGCGGAAAGGGTGATGGCCTCGTTGGCTGTACGTTCGTCGCAACATGGCTGTACGCACGCTGTCGGACAAGTGAGGACTCGCCGAGACGCGCAGTCGTTCCAGGCAGCAGAGTCCCGCGTCGACGGTGGCCCGGCGGCATCAAGCCAGCTCAATCCTCAGGCGCACGCGCTTCGCCCGGGTCCGCGGTCGGGGCGGCCGCAGGAGGCGGCGGATCTGCCTCGAGCTCTCTCGCGAGGAGGCGCACCACCTCTTCGGAAATGGAGCGATGGCCGCGCGCAGCCTGGATGTGCAGCCGCTCGTAGACGTCGTCCGCGAAGTCTTCAACCTCGATGTCAGGCGTACACTCCTCAGAACCCCCGCACCGCGTGCGGCCGGTACGGCGCCTCGAGCGCCGCGACCTCCTCGTCCGTCAGCTTCAATTCCAGCGCCGCGAGCGCGACCTCCAGGTGCGGCGGCTTCGTCGCCCCGACGATCGGCGCCGCCACGCCCGGCCGGCCTAACAGCCAGGCGAGCGCCACCGCGCCCATCGGCGCCCCGCGCGCCTCCGCCACGCGCTGCACCGCGTCCACCACCTCGAAGTCCTCGGGCGCGTCGTAGAGCGTCTCCGCGTACGGGTCGCTGCCGGCGCGCGTCGTCCCCGCCCCGGCCACGCGCGAGTCCGCCGGGCGCGGCCGCGCGAGCAGCCCGCGCGCGAGCGGCGACCACGGGATCATCCCGACGCCCGCTTCGAGGCAGAGCGGCACCATCTCGCGCTCCTCCTCGCGGTAGACGAGGTTGTAGTGGTTCTGCATCGAGACGAACCGCGCCCACCCGCGCCGCTCGCTCGCCGAGAGCGCCTGCGCCATGCGCCACGCGGGCCCCGAGCTCGCGCCGAGGTAGCGCACCTTGCCCGCGCGCACGAGGTCGTTGAGCGCCTCGAGCGTCTCCTCGACCGGCACCGAGGGGTCGAAGCGGTGGATCTGGTAGAGGTCGATCGTTTCGACGCCTAACCGCTTGAGGCTCGCCTCGCACGCCTGCACGACGTGCTTGCGGCCGAGCCCCTTCATGTTGGGCCCGGGGCCCATCGGGTTGTAGACCTTCGTCGCGATCACGACCTCGTCGCGCGGCGCGAGCTCGCGGAGCGCGCGCCCGGTGACCTCCTCGCTCGCGCCGACGGAGTACATGTCGGCCGTGTCGAAAAAGGTGACCCCGGCCTCGACGGCGCGCCGGAAGAAGGGGCGCGCCGCCTCCTCGTCGAGCACCCACGGGCGCCACTGCGACGAGCCGTAGCTCATGCAGCCGAGGCAGAGGCGCGAGACGACGAGGCCGGTGTGGCCGAGGGTGGTGTAGTCCACAAAACGTTAGGCCGTGAGGAGGCGCGCGCCCGGCAGGCGGGACGCCGCGCGGTCGAAGGTCACGAAGTCGAGCCCGGCGTCGGCGTAGTCGGCGTGCAGCAGGCGGTCGAACAACCCCGCCCCGCCCACCCCGTCGCCTACCTGCTCGAGCACGCGCGCGGCAACTCCGGTCGGGCGAACGCCGGGGTCCGACGTGAGATCGCGTAGGAGTCGCACCGCCTCGTCGGGCGGCACGGCGTAGTGGTGACGCAACGCGCAGTACGTCTCGGCGACGGCCAGGTCGGAGACGGCGACCGGCCCGCCCGCCGCGGTGAGCAGCCGACGCGCGGCCGCGGCCTGTGCGGCGGGCTCGTCGACGAGCAGGCGCAGGATGACCGCCGTGTCGAGTCCGATGCTCACGAACCGGAGCGCTCGGCCCACTCGGCCGCGCGGCCCCGAGCGATGCTCTCGCGGATCGACGCCATGTCATGGACGCCGTTCGCGTGTTTCGCGTAAGACCGGAGTGCACCTACCCATGACGGCAGCGGCCGCTCGGGCGAATTCGCTTGGTCACCGACCACGGCGTCAGTGGTCGCCGAATGCTCCCGGCGGTTCGAGTGCGCGCTCGGCTGATCGGGCGCGTTGAGCACCTGGCGCACGCCGTCTGCGACCAGGTCGCGGATGGTCCGGCCCCGCCGCGCTGCCTCGATCTTGAGGCGGCGATACAGCGCGTCGTCGAAGTCGATGGTGGCCTTCATACGCGGCAAGCTAGCTGGTTTGCTGGGTCCTCTGCTGACGCGGGTAGATTGCGATCCGACCGCACCTCACACCCGCGAACCCCACGCCATGGCCCCGCCGGGCACCAGCTCCTCCGGCACCCTCGTCGGCCTGCAGGACGTCACGCTCGCCTTCGGCGGCCCGCCGGTCCTCGACGGCGCCACGCTCGCCCTCACCCGCGGCGAGCGCGTCTGCCTCCTCGGCCGCAACGGCACGGGCAAGAGCACGCTGATGACGCTGCTCGACGGCACGCAGGCGCCCGACGCGGGCGAGGTCGTGCGGCAGACGGGCGTCACGGTCGCGCGGCTCGCGCAGGAGATCCCGGCCGGCATCGAGGGTACGGTGTACGACGTCGTCGCCGCGGGCCTGGGCGAGACGGGGCGGCTGCTCGCGCGCTACCACGCCGCGGGCGCGCGGCTCGCGGCCGACCCGACCGACGCGGGCGCGCTGCGCGACCTCGACCGGCTGCACGCCGCGCTCGATGCCGCGCTCGGCTGGGAGGTGCAGAGCCGCGTCGACACGGTGCTGCAGCACCTGGGGCTCGACGCGGACGCCGAGTTCGCGGGGCTGAGCGGCGGGCGCAAGCGGCAGACGCTGCTCGCGCGCGCCCTCGTGCGCGAGCCCGACGTGCTCCTGCTCGACGAGCCGACCAACCACCTCGACGTCGACGCGATCGGGTGGATGGAGCAGTTCCTCGTCTCCTTGAGCGCGGAGCGCGGCACCGCGGTGCTCTTCGTGACGCACGACCGCGCGTTCCTGCGGCGCGTCGCGACGCGCATCGTCGAGCTCGACCGCGGGCGCCTTACGGACTGGGGCGCGGACTACGACGCCTACCTCGAACGCAAGGAGGCCGCGCTCGCCGCCGAGGCGCGCGAGCGGGCGGAGTTCGACCGCAAGCTCGCCGCCGAGGAGCGCTGGGTGGGGACGAGCATCACCGCGCGCCGCACGCGGAACGAGGGGCGGGTGCGCGCGCTCGAGGCGATGCGCCGCGAGCGGGCCGCGCGGCGCGAGCGCGTCGGGTCGGCGTCGCTGCAGGTGCAGGAGGCCGAGCGGTCGGGGCGCCGGGTGGTCGAGGCGCGCGGCGTGTCGTTCGCCCGCGGCGCGCGCCCGATCGTGCGCGACTTCAGCACGACCGTCGCCCGCGGCGACCGCGTCGGCATCGTCGGGCCCAACGGGTCCGGGAAGACGACGCTCCTGCGCCTGCTGTTGGGCGAGCTCGCCCCCGACGCAGGGACGGTGCGGCTGGGCACGAACCTCGAGGTCGTCTACTTCGACCAGCTGCGCGAGCAGCTCGACCCCGACCGCACGGTGTTCGACAGCATCGCCGGCGGGGCGGAGTGGGTCGACGTCGGCGGCGCCGGGGGGCAGCGCAAGCACGTACACGGCTACCTGCAGGACTTCCTCTTCCCGCCGGAGCGGGCGCGCACGCCGGTGCGGGCGCTCTCGGGCGGGGAGCGCAACCGGCTGC
The Gemmatimonadetes bacterium T265 genome window above contains:
- a CDS encoding glucan 1,4-alpha-glucosidase, coding for MPVRIEGRPSGERRDDSTLRPAAGAPGMEPRWTSSAKSGVGTALDPRSRVWFTLSHGVVNEVYYPRVDQAVTRDLGLLVVGPNDTFYEEKRDAASVVGLLAPGVPGYRLVNTARDGRWRVTKTVVSHPEHDVLLQHVAFELLGDPDGAADGGAPDAWRVFALLSPHVGNQGAGNDAWVADYKGMRALFAARGGTALALAASGGWADATAGYVGTSDGWQDVRAHGRLTTGANVARDGNVALCGEVDLAAAGLTSRSRRAEFVLSLGFGQNSAEAAQRARLALFDPFDAVAAAYVDDWREFLVRGTLHAAPDGAAAGGAPDLVAVSTAVLRTHEDQRAPGGMIASLSIPWGQSKGDHDLGGYHLIWPRDLVECAGGLLAAGHYESAQRTLRFLMATQEADGHWPQNMWLDGTPYWDGVQMDEAAFPILLADLAFRIGALDDLDPWPMVRAAAAFLLRHGPVTQQDRWEEDAGYSPFTLAVEIAALLAAADVAERAGEPQTATVLREAADVWNAGVERWTYVTDTPLARRVGVAGYYARIAPPDVADAPSPTGPNAGFVPIKNRVDPGLAARYDAVVSPDALALVRFGLRHARDPRILDTVRVIDAVLRTETPTGPVWHRYNEDGYGEKEDGSPFDGAGIGRGWPLFAGERGHWALLAGDAADARRLLDTMARQASDGGLIPEQVWDAPDLPERDLYCGRPAGSAMPLAWAHAEYLKLARSLADGAVFDLPPQPVVRYLERGGAPGGSGHTSAGAAPPAPRVALWAPQQKVRTMRAGQLLRVLTLDAALVHWTTDNWTTTHDTAARPVGTLDLFAADLDAGVLRPGDEVRFTIRWADARAWAGEDWTVTVEAPPG
- the uup gene encoding heme ABC transporter ATPase; the protein is MVAFIRGKLAGLLGPLLTRVDCDPTAPHTREPHAMAPPGTSSSGTLVGLQDVTLAFGGPPVLDGATLALTRGERVCLLGRNGTGKSTLMTLLDGTQAPDAGEVVRQTGVTVARLAQEIPAGIEGTVYDVVAAGLGETGRLLARYHAAGARLAADPTDAGALRDLDRLHAALDAALGWEVQSRVDTVLQHLGLDADAEFAGLSGGRKRQTLLARALVREPDVLLLDEPTNHLDVDAIGWMEQFLVSLSAERGTAVLFVTHDRAFLRRVATRIVELDRGRLTDWGADYDAYLERKEAALAAEARERAEFDRKLAAEERWVGTSITARRTRNEGRVRALEAMRRERAARRERVGSASLQVQEAERSGRRVVEARGVSFARGARPIVRDFSTTVARGDRVGIVGPNGSGKTTLLRLLLGELAPDAGTVRLGTNLEVVYFDQLREQLDPDRTVFDSIAGGAEWVDVGGAGGQRKHVHGYLQDFLFPPERARTPVRALSGGERNRLLLARLFTRAFNLLVLDEPTNDLDVETLDLLEGLLLEYGGTLLLVSHDREFLDHVVTSTLVLEGGGRVGEYAGGYSDWLRQRPAGGRPSPNGAPAPPKRPAAPRAPAAVAGRPRRLTFAEQRELAGLPDAIDAAERARGALYASLADPALLRDGAAAAGAKARLAALDAEVGALTARWEALEEAAAAAPA
- a CDS encoding aldo/keto reductase, translating into MDYTTLGHTGLVVSRLCLGCMSYGSSQWRPWVLDEEAARPFFRRAVEAGVTFFDTADMYSVGASEEVTGRALRELAPRDEVVIATKVYNPMGPGPNMKGLGRKHVVQACEASLKRLGVETIDLYQIHRFDPSVPVEETLEALNDLVRAGKVRYLGASSGPAWRMAQALSASERRGWARFVSMQNHYNLVYREEEREMVPLCLEAGVGMIPWSPLARGLLARPRPADSRVAGAGTTRAGSDPYAETLYDAPEDFEVVDAVQRVAEARGAPMGAVALAWLLGRPGVAAPIVGATKPPHLEVALAALELKLTDEEVAALEAPYRPHAVRGF